A window from bacterium encodes these proteins:
- a CDS encoding SDR family oxidoreductase produces the protein MDLGLRDHAAAITGGTRGIGRAICRALLAEGCHVAFCARDPREVEEALTALRAEAASGARVYGAVADAIVPGQVERFVDAAALEFGGIHHLVANVGGTIGRGTLDITREDWIRTFDLNVGHAIAALRTALRHMRAPEECSAVIIASISGWKPGRNAHYGAAKAAEIFLAGALARELAERRIRVNTVSPGSILFPGGGWDRFRREQRERFDEFVRRQFPWGRLGTAEEVADVVAFVLSPRAKWINGADIPVDGAQNDPSA, from the coding sequence GTGGACCTCGGACTGCGCGACCACGCGGCGGCCATAACCGGCGGCACGCGCGGCATCGGCCGGGCGATCTGCCGCGCGCTCCTCGCCGAAGGGTGCCACGTGGCGTTCTGCGCCCGCGATCCGCGCGAGGTCGAGGAGGCCCTAACCGCGCTCCGGGCGGAGGCGGCGTCGGGGGCGCGGGTGTACGGCGCCGTGGCCGACGCGATCGTACCCGGGCAGGTCGAGAGATTTGTCGATGCCGCGGCGTTGGAGTTCGGCGGGATTCACCACCTCGTCGCCAACGTCGGGGGCACGATCGGACGGGGTACGCTCGACATAACGCGGGAGGACTGGATCCGCACCTTCGACCTGAACGTCGGGCACGCGATCGCGGCGCTGCGGACGGCGCTGCGGCACATGCGGGCGCCGGAGGAGTGCAGCGCGGTTATCATCGCGTCGATCTCCGGCTGGAAACCCGGCCGGAACGCCCACTACGGCGCGGCCAAGGCCGCGGAGATTTTTCTCGCCGGGGCGCTGGCCCGGGAGCTCGCCGAGCGGCGCATCCGCGTGAACACGGTGAGCCCCGGCTCCATTCTCTTCCCGGGCGGCGGATGGGATCGGTTCAGGCGGGAGCAGCGCGAGCGGTTTGACGAGTTCGTGCGGCGCCAGTTTCCATGGGGCCGTCTCGGGACCGCGGAAGAAGTAGCCGACGTGGTCGCCTTCGTCCTCTCCCCGCGCGCCAAGTGGATCAACGGCGCCGACATCCCGGTGGACGGCGCGCAAAACGACCCGAGCGCCTGA
- a CDS encoding ABC transporter permease codes for MKRVRRDPVLGVALGVILVVAAAAALAPRLAPYDPTRVDPRVRLAPLGTPGHWLGTDHLGRDVLSRVIWGGRVSLVVGIVPVVLSAVAGTAIGLVAGYYGGVVDHVITRSLDVLFAFPAILLALAIVSALGPSIYDAMLAITIVAVPSFARLVRSSVLTLRTRAFVEAAASLGASHRRIVTRHILPNTVSPVIVYGTFETGKTIVFAAALSFLGLGVQPPTAEWGAMLSQGRTALATAWHVATVPGLMIFVVSLSFNVLGDGLRDILDPRRTA; via the coding sequence GTGAAGCGGGTGCGCCGGGATCCGGTGCTCGGGGTGGCGCTCGGGGTGATCCTCGTCGTGGCTGCGGCCGCGGCGCTGGCGCCGCGTCTCGCGCCGTATGATCCGACGCGCGTGGACCCGCGCGTGCGCCTCGCGCCGCTCGGAACGCCCGGCCACTGGCTCGGTACGGACCACCTCGGGCGGGACGTACTGAGCCGTGTGATCTGGGGCGGGAGGGTGTCGCTCGTCGTCGGCATCGTGCCGGTCGTCCTGTCGGCGGTCGCGGGCACGGCGATCGGATTGGTCGCCGGCTACTACGGCGGCGTTGTGGATCACGTGATCACGCGGTCGCTCGACGTGCTGTTTGCGTTTCCGGCGATCCTGCTCGCGCTCGCGATCGTGTCGGCGCTCGGTCCCTCGATCTACGACGCCATGCTGGCGATCACCATCGTCGCGGTGCCGAGCTTCGCGCGCCTCGTTCGATCGTCGGTCCTCACCCTCCGCACGCGCGCCTTCGTGGAGGCGGCGGCCTCGCTGGGCGCGAGCCACCGGCGCATCGTCACGCGGCACATTCTGCCCAACACGGTGTCGCCGGTGATCGTCTACGGCACGTTTGAAACGGGGAAGACGATCGTCTTCGCGGCGGCGTTGAGCTTTCTCGGGCTCGGCGTGCAGCCACCCACGGCCGAGTGGGGCGCGATGCTGAGCCAGGGGCGGACGGCGCTCGCGACGGCCTGGCACGTCGCGACGGTCCCCGGGCTCATGATCTTCGTCGTCAGCCTGAGCTTCAACGTCCTCGGGGACGGACTGCGGGACATCCTCGACCCGCGGCGGACGGCGTAG
- a CDS encoding ABC transporter permease, with product MFRFAAARSLAAVPVLLGVSVVVFLTMKLIPGDAAQVLAGPQATADQVALIRQSLGLDRPLYVQYARWLGRAFRGDLGRSIQLDAPVTEMVVARLRNTLVLAVAATLLAVAIGIPAGILSATRRSSLVDRGSVVLALFGNSMPTFWLGLVFILTLSLRFRLFPSNGMYSLRGPGGPLDLLWHVALPALTLCTVPAAVLSRLTRSSLLETLHDDYVRTARAKGVAEARVIVRHALRNALLPVVTLLAIQVGYLLGGSILVETVFSWPGLGLQLYDAIGARDLPLVQGGVLLVAALFVVINLTVDVLYAALDPRVGYGA from the coding sequence ATGTTCCGTTTCGCCGCCGCGCGGTCACTCGCCGCGGTCCCGGTGCTGCTCGGCGTGTCGGTCGTCGTGTTTCTGACGATGAAGCTCATCCCGGGCGACGCCGCGCAGGTACTCGCCGGCCCGCAGGCGACCGCCGATCAGGTCGCGCTGATCCGGCAGAGCCTCGGCCTCGACCGGCCGCTCTACGTCCAGTACGCGCGGTGGCTGGGCCGCGCCTTCCGGGGCGATCTCGGACGCTCGATTCAGCTCGACGCGCCGGTGACCGAGATGGTGGTCGCGCGCCTCCGCAATACGCTCGTCCTCGCCGTGGCCGCGACGCTCCTCGCGGTCGCGATCGGCATACCCGCCGGCATCCTCTCGGCGACCCGCCGGTCCTCGCTGGTCGACCGCGGCTCCGTCGTGCTGGCGCTCTTCGGGAACAGCATGCCGACGTTCTGGCTCGGGCTGGTGTTTATCTTGACGCTCTCACTGCGCTTCCGCCTGTTCCCGTCCAACGGGATGTACTCACTGCGGGGACCCGGGGGCCCGCTCGACCTGCTCTGGCACGTCGCGCTTCCCGCCCTCACCCTCTGCACGGTCCCGGCCGCCGTGCTGAGCCGGCTCACGCGGTCGAGCCTGCTCGAGACGCTGCATGACGACTACGTCCGAACCGCCCGCGCCAAAGGCGTCGCCGAAGCGCGGGTGATCGTCCGCCACGCGCTGCGTAACGCGCTGCTCCCCGTGGTCACGCTGCTCGCGATTCAGGTCGGCTATCTCCTCGGAGGGTCGATCCTCGTGGAGACGGTCTTCTCGTGGCCGGGGCTCGGGCTGCAGCTCTACGACGCGATCGGGGCGCGAGATCTTCCGCTGGTGCAGGGCGGGGTGCTGCTGGTCGCGGCGCTGTTCGTGGTCATCAATCTCACCGTGGACGTGCTCTACGCCGCGCTCGACCCGCGGGTCGGGTACGGCGCGTGA
- a CDS encoding ABC transporter substrate-binding protein — protein MPRSFSRRRLLSAAALGAGATFLGRRAIDAAAAPAKPGGTLICGWEAEPGAFDNDIDRGAVTRTLLHNIYDRLVDRDMTVKVNQRLVGNLATSWQVSPDAKTYTFKLRQGVKFHDGTPCDAEAIKFNIDRDSDPSHKYYTKAGAGSLKLGYGGLARVEAVDRYTLRIVHQEPFADFLQVLAFGTYSIASPTAIQRYGNDDYPNHPVGTGPFKYAGREKGVKVSFERNPDYWAGAPALDGFVVRPLPEAVTRVTALKTGEVDWINAVHPDSIDGVRSDPNLTLELAQLPNTWGYIPNHKYPPTTNRQLRQALSWAVDRETLARDVMKGLAVPAKGTHAPGTPGYGANIRGYGYDPAKAKQLLAAAGFGNGLPLDVRIPAGGAGSPFGVQMNEFIQQNFKAVGIDAKFAEQEFQTFQNNMANGVPQGINAIQVGFSVDEFVNLQRMFRSDLVPPNGNTNPGWYRNPQVDSLLRRALGTANEAQRRQLYLQVEQRAVDDAAWIFVVHQRAARAWNTRVRGFVNPNSYMFTFRTVSMA, from the coding sequence CTCGGAGCCGGCGCCACCTTCCTCGGCCGCCGGGCGATCGACGCCGCCGCGGCGCCGGCGAAGCCGGGGGGCACCTTGATCTGCGGGTGGGAAGCCGAGCCGGGCGCGTTCGACAACGACATCGACCGCGGCGCGGTCACCCGCACGCTGCTGCACAACATCTACGACCGGCTGGTGGACCGGGACATGACGGTCAAGGTCAACCAGAGGCTCGTGGGCAATCTCGCGACGTCCTGGCAGGTCTCGCCCGACGCGAAGACCTACACGTTCAAGCTCCGCCAGGGGGTCAAGTTCCACGACGGAACGCCCTGCGACGCCGAGGCGATCAAGTTCAATATCGACCGCGACTCCGACCCGAGCCACAAGTATTACACCAAGGCGGGCGCGGGCAGCCTGAAGCTCGGGTACGGGGGCCTCGCGCGGGTCGAAGCCGTCGACCGGTACACGCTGCGCATCGTCCATCAGGAACCGTTTGCCGACTTTCTTCAAGTCCTCGCCTTCGGGACCTATTCGATCGCGAGCCCCACGGCGATCCAGCGGTACGGCAACGACGACTATCCCAACCATCCGGTCGGCACCGGGCCGTTCAAGTACGCCGGCCGCGAAAAGGGCGTGAAGGTCAGCTTCGAGCGCAACCCGGACTATTGGGCCGGCGCGCCGGCCCTCGACGGCTTCGTCGTCCGACCGCTGCCCGAAGCGGTGACCCGGGTGACCGCCCTCAAGACCGGCGAAGTGGACTGGATCAACGCGGTGCACCCGGACAGCATCGACGGCGTCAGGTCCGACCCCAACCTCACCCTCGAGCTGGCGCAGCTGCCGAACACCTGGGGCTACATTCCCAACCACAAATACCCGCCGACGACGAACCGTCAGCTCCGCCAGGCGTTGAGCTGGGCCGTCGACCGTGAGACGCTCGCGCGCGACGTGATGAAGGGACTCGCCGTCCCGGCCAAAGGAACGCACGCGCCCGGCACGCCGGGCTACGGAGCGAACATCCGCGGCTACGGGTACGATCCCGCGAAGGCCAAGCAGCTCCTCGCCGCGGCGGGCTTCGGGAACGGACTGCCGCTCGACGTGCGCATCCCGGCTGGGGGCGCGGGGTCGCCGTTCGGCGTCCAGATGAACGAATTCATCCAGCAGAACTTCAAGGCCGTCGGGATCGACGCCAAGTTCGCCGAGCAAGAGTTCCAAACGTTCCAGAACAACATGGCAAACGGCGTCCCGCAGGGCATCAACGCGATTCAGGTCGGCTTCAGCGTGGACGAGTTCGTCAACCTCCAGCGGATGTTCCGGAGCGATCTTGTGCCGCCGAACGGGAACACCAATCCGGGCTGGTACCGCAATCCCCAAGTCGACTCGCTGCTGCGGCGCGCGCTCGGAACGGCCAACGAGGCGCAGCGCCGGCAGCTCTATCTCCAAGTTGAGCAACGGGCGGTGGACGACGCGGCGTGGATCTTCGTGGTGCACCAGAGGGCCGCGCGGGCCTGGAACACGCGCGTCCGCGGCTTCGTGAACCCGAACTCGTACATGTTCACCTTCCGGACGGTGTCGATGGCGTAA